GAGAGCGCCGTCTTCGGGCCGACGCCCGAGAGCCCCTCGTTGAAGTCCGTTCCACAGAGGATCGCCACGTCGACGAGCTGTTCGCGGGTGATCTCGTGCTCGGCGAGCGTCGCTTCGAGGTCCATCAACTCCGGGTTTCCCTTCGAGGTGAGTTGCCGGAGCGTGTAGGGCGCGCCGAACAGCAGCGTGTCGTAGTCCTCGCTGCCGACGTAGTCGACGTCACCGCGGAGCGCCATATGCGACGCCTGCGCTTCGCCCTCCGCGGGGGCCTCGATCATCGGTACGTCGAGCAGGTCGAGCAGGTCGCGCGTCGTCTCGTGGATCACGTCCGTCAATCGCTGCGTTCGGGCCTCGAGCCGGGCGGCGGCGACCGCGTCGCCGCGCTCTTCGGCGTCGGCTTTCAGTTCCTCGGCCTTCTCTCTGGCGGCGCGGCGCTCGGCCACCTCGTCGTCTTTGAGTTCGGTGACGCCGCCGTCGAAGACGAACACGGGAACGAGGTCGTGCTCGAAGAACTTCGGCAGTCCCTGCACGAGTCCGAGAAGGTTCGCGACCTCCTCGCCCGACTCGGTCGTGTACGCCTCCTCGCGCGTGAACTTGACCGTCGTCGTCAGGTAGCGGTACAGCCAGTTGTGCGCGTCGACGGCGACGACGCTCCCGGCGATCTCCTCGAAGGAGACCTCAGACAGCGCGGCGAGACTCCGTAGATCTGCGTTTCCCATTGGTGTGACGTGGGTATCGGGGCGATTTAATGCTCGGGGTTACTGTCCCGCCCCGACCGCGCTGTCACGCGCCGGGGACGTCGCACAGAGCGGGCGGATCCGCCCCGACGCGCTCGCGGAGGAACGACGCCTCGGGGTCGCCGAGGTCCCGCGCTCGGTAGCGGTCGAGTCCGGACTGATACGCCCTCATCGGGTCGCATTCGGGCGTCGCCGACGCGACGTCCAGACTCGCGGGCCGTTCGAGCACCAGCTCCGCCACCCCCGTCTCCTCGCCCGTCCACGCGAACCCCGCCTTGTACATCGCCTCGTAGGCGAAGGGGTTGTTGACGGCGATTCTGAGCCGCTCGTAGCCGCGATCGGCCGCGCGCGGGGCGACGAACGCCGCCAGTTTCGGCCCCAACAGCGACCCCTTGGCGTCGGATCGAACGGTGACGTAGCGGTACCAGAGGATCGATCCGTCGGTCCGGTCCGCGTTGAACGCGAGCGCAGCCACGATGTCGGTATCGTAGTCGCCCTCGGTTGCAGCGTCATCGTCGGCGATAACTGCAGTCGCTCCCGCGTCGGCCCCGGCGACACCGACGTCGGACTCGCGGACGACGGCTTTCCCCGTGTTCGACATCACGAACTTCCCCGCGTAGGCGAAACGCCGGTAATCCAACCGGAGCGTTGGCCCGTCGGGCGGCCACCCGAGCACGACGAACTCCATCGGGACGCGATACGTCGGGGAAACCCAAGAGTCGAGTGGTTCGATAGGCCCTTTTCGCTCGGGATCGTACGGCTGGTATGGCCTCGCGCTTCGGTCCCGGCGACGTCCGCTTCTTCGATCGACTGGCGCGGCTCTACGACCTCGCGATGCCGCCCGCGCGGGTGCGGCCGCTCCGCGACGGGTTCGCCTTCGCCGACCGACCGATCGAGCGGGTGCTGGATCTCGCCGGCGGGACGGGGCGGGCCTCGCACGGATTCCGAGGGGTCGGCTTCGACCCCGTGGTCGTCGATATCTCCGCCGGGATGCTCGCCCGCGCCCGCGACGCGGGCCACGAGGTCGTCCGAGGCGACGTCGGCCGTCTTCCCGTCGCCGAGGACGCCGTCGACGCCGCAGTCGTCGTCGACGCGCTGCATCACCTTCCGGATCCCGAGGCGGGCCTGCGCGAGGCCGCGCGCGTCATCACTCCCGGCGGCGTTCTCGTCGTCCAAGAGTTCCATCCGCGGACGCTGCTCGGGAGCGCGTTAGTCGCCGGCGAGCGGGCCATCGGGTTCGACTCGACGTTCTGGACGCCCGAAGAGCTCTGCGCGGCGCTGTCTGACGCGGGATTCGAATCGCGGATCGTCCGCGAGGGGTTCGAGTACGTCGTTGTCGGGCGGGTTCCGCGGAAATAGGCCGTCGTTCGAGTCGAGCGTGTTTCTCGGAGCGACGCGGGTCGACGACGGGACACCGCGGTCGAAATTCGAGAAAGCCTTTAGGATGCGTCCGAATGCCCGTGTATGTCACCCTCTGAGGAGTCGTTCCTCTCGCGACGTATCGACGCCAGCGCCGCGCCGCTCGCCGTCGTCGACGTGCTGGCGCTCGCGGCCGTGCTCACGATCGGCGTCATCAACCACAACGGGGTCGAGTACCTCTCGACCGCACCGGTCGCGTGGCTCTTGACCCTCGTCCCGTTCCTCGTCGGCTGGGTGGTCGCAGCACCGCTCATCGGCGCGTACTCCGCCGGGGCGGCCGAGTCCTCGAAGTCCGCGATTCCGCTCGCGATCCGGGCGTGGGTCCCCGCGGCGATCATCGGGTTCGTACTCCGCGCGTCCCCGCTGTTCCCGGGGGGGTTTCAGCTCTCGTTCGGCGTCGTGATATTCCTCACCGGCGGGGTCGCGCTGGTCGTCGGCCGCTGGCTCTTCTTCCGACTCTTCGGGTAGGTTCGCGGGCGCGTCAGTTTCGTCGACCGCGACGACGCCGCAGCAGGTAGAGACCGACGCCGGACCCGACCGCACCGAACCCCGCCAGCGTCGCGAACAACACCGCTGGCGTGGCGTACGTCAAGAGGCCGCCGGCGATCGCCCCGCCGAGCGCCCCGACGCCGAACACGCCGAGGTACGTGAATCCGTAGGAAAGACCGCGCGTCCCCGCCGGAGAGTACTCCGCGACGGTCGCCTGATAGAGCGGTTGGACCAAGAAGAGCGCACAGCCGAGGACCGCGCCGACGACGAGCAGCGGCGTTAGACCGGCGTTCGCGGCCGGGAGGAAGACGACCGCGAGCACGGCCAGCAGTCCGAATCCGCCGACGAGTCCGGCCTCGACCGGAATGCGGTCGCTGAGCTTCCCCCCGATGTACTGACCCAGCACGCCGATCATCAACAGCCCCGAGTAGAAGTACCGCTCGGGGTTGATCGCGCGGTCGGATCCCGCCTCGACGCCGAGGGCGTCTGTCACCTCGACGGGGAGCACGGATGTCAGCGGGATGGGTTCGAATCCCGGGAGCGATTCGAGGAGGTTCGGCAGGAAGGTGAGCACGCCGCGGTAGTACAACCCCGACGCCATCACGACCACGAACACGAGTGCGAAGCCGCCGACGAACAGCCGTCGAGACTCGGTGACGAACTCGGCCAGCGAGCGGACGTTCGTCGACCCCCTGTCGTCGCCTCCGTCCTCGCCGTCCCCACCGTCGTTTCGGGTCGTCGCGGCGTCGACGGCGGCCGTTTCGTCGAACTCCGCGCGCATCGCGTATACGCCGGCGACGAGCGCTGGCACGGCCAGCATCATCGCCACGACGGTCCAGTCGACGAACAGCAGGAGAATGGCGGTCGCGAGCGGGCCGAGCCCCGTCCCGACGTTTCCGGCGATGCCGTGGTACGCGAAGCCCGTCCCACGCGCGGAGACGCCCTTCGAGAGGAGAGTGAGTCCTGCCGGGTGATAGACGCTCGCGGCGACGCCCCAGAGGAGCAACGCGACGGCGACGACCAGCAGATTCGGCGAGAGACCGAGGAGGACGAACGAACCCGCCATTCCGAACAGACAGAGCGTGATGAGCCGATCGGAGCCGATGCGGTCGACGAGCACGCCGCCCGGGAGCGCGCCGACGCCGAACAAGCCGTAGCCGACCGTCACGATCAGGCCCAGCGTCGCCTGTGTGACGGGAATTTCCGTGATGCCGAGCGACAACACGTCGAACTCGGTCAACCAGATCGATACGAAGATCGGTATCGAAAGCTCGTAGGTGTGGACCATCCCGTGGGCCAACGACACCAACGCGACGATCGACCGATCGTTCGAGTTCACGTTCGAACATCCGAACAGACGCAGTTCAACACTCCGATCTCGGACGACCCTCGAACGGATTTACCACCATCTTTTGCCATTTTTCCGTGCGAGAGGGACCCACGCACGGAAATTCAGCCATAAGTTATGGGTATCATTTACCGCTGTGATGCCACATATATCAGTCATTGATGGAAAACAATTATATGGCGTACTCCCGTAGTATGTAGTATATTATGACAGGGTACTACGACTACGTTCTCGGCCTGATCCCACTGACACTCTTCGGTCTCACCGGTGGACTCGTACAGACGAGCCTCTCGCTCACGCAGGCCGTCCCCATCGCGGCCGCCGTCGCCGCGGTCATCGTCGGTCACGCTCTGTTCGTCCGCGCGCCCGTGAACGGCAGCTCTCCCGCACACGCGGTCGCCGAGACGATGGACACGAGCGGCCCCACCCAACTGCAGAACGCGGACTGAACTCCCCGTTTTCGCTTCGTTTCGACTCGTCTGCTTTCGCTTCGTTTCGACCCGACCAATTTCGTGTGACCCCGACCGTCCGAGCCCCGCACGTTCTTACTGTTGGCCGTCGAATCCGCTCGTATGACAGAGACGCTGTTCCTGACGAGCGCCGACGTCGACGGGCTCGCGACGCCCGGAGAGTTCGTCTCGGCCGTCCGCGAGGGCTATCGACAGCGCGGCAACGGCGCGCCCGCCGAGCCGCGAACGAAGCTCACGAACGCCGATCCGCCGGGCTTTCTCACGACCTACGCGGCCGTGCTCCCGGAGACGGGCACGATGGGCGGCTATCTGTACTCCGCGGGCTTCGGGGCGAAAGACGCGTGGTTCACGACTCCGCTTTTCGACGCCGAGTCGGGCGCACCGATCGCGATGATCGACGGTGCGAGTATGAACCCGTTCAAGACGGGTGCGACGGGCGCGGTCGCGGCCGACGAGTTGGCGAGAGCGGGCGCCACGTCGGCGGCGATCATCGGCAGCGGACCGCAGGCACGCGGTCAGTTGCGCGCGTTGGCGACGGTGCGTGACCTAGAGACGGTGTGGGTGTATTCGCCGACGAAAGAGCACCGCGAGTCGTTCGCGGGTGAGATGGACCGCCGCCTCGGCGCCAGCGTCGCCGCTGTCGCCTCCGCCGCCGCGGCCATCGAGGACGCTGACGTCGTCGTGACTGCCACCAACGCCGACGAGCCGGTGTTCGACGGCGACGCGCTCGAACCCGGGACGCACGTGACCGCGATGGGCCAGTACGACCCCGCAAAGCGCGAACTCGATGCCACGACTATCGAGCGGGCGACGTACGTTCCGGACCTGAAAAAGCGGGCCCTGCAAGACGCCGGGTCGTTCCTCCACGCGCTGGAGGAGGGCGTCGTCGACGAGGATCACATCCATGGCGAGCTCGGCGACATCGTCGCCGGCAACGTCCCCGGGCGGCAGTCCGACGAGGAGATCACGCTATTCGACAGCGGCGGGACCGGCATCGAGACGGTCGCGGCCGCGACGCTTCTCTACGAGCGGGCCCGCGAGGAGGGCTTGGGACAGACGATCGACTTCGCGCCCGGGAGCGAGGCGCTGACCGGCGACTAACGGCACAGTTACGGTCGTGGTCCGGCGTACGTGTAATACGTGACCGCTCGTGCACACCGCGAACAGCCGCAGCTGTGGGTGCCGCTTCGCCCCGTCAGGGAATCGGGATGCGTGATCCGGATGTTGCGGTCGAACCGCTCCGCGAGGTCGTGGTAGCGATCGTACTCCTGCCAGAAGGACGAGGCAGCAGTCGACATATCAGTTGAGACGACAGACGAGCACTTAATCGTTGTTTGAGAGACAGTATCGTGTCGTGAGGGGCGATAAGAGGAATTGGACTACTGGAGTCGGTACCGCAGCAGCGCGGCGATGCCACCGAGGTTCCGCAACTGCTGGCCGGGGTCGAACTCGCCGGAGAATACCGTCACCTCGCCGCCCTGCCGTTCGACGGTCTGGATGACCTCGTTGACGTCGACGTCCCAGTCGCCGTCGCCCTGCCGCTCCTGTCTGAGGCGGTCGTCGACGACGAGCAGCGTTTCAACCGCGCCGAACTCCGCGGCCTCGGAGACTTCCTCGATCCCGTAGGCGACCTTCTCGCCGGTCGCGATACCCTCCATCAGGTCGTCGAGCAGTTCGGCCTCCTTTGAAATCCTCGTCTGAGTCTGCACCTCGTCGACTGCACCGCGCTTCAGCACCTCGTGAACCCCGCGGTCGCCGACGCTCGCGGTGTCGACGACGGTGATGAGATCCGAGACTTCGGGGTGATTCTCCGCGATGTAGTCCCGGGCGTCCTGCTTCGTGAAGCCCGGCCCCGCGAGGATGATCGCGTCGACGTCCATCCGCGCGAGCGCCTTACCCAACTCGGCGAACAGTTCGGAACGCGGCCGCGCGTACTCGCCCTTCCCGGTCGGCGCGGTAAAGGAGAAGCGCTCCTCGGTGCCGTACTGCGCGACGGTGTGGATGTGCGCTTCGCCCTCCTCGACGGTCGCGATGGCGACGTCGGCGTTCTCGGCGGCCTCTTCTGCGGCCTCGATGCGCTCGACCTGATCCGGCTTGAAGTGCTTCTCGATGGTGATTTCGTCGTGTTCCTCGACGTTCAGCGTGTGGTGGTGGCCGAGTTGGTCCTCCCGGGAGCAGTCGATGATCTCGCCGCCGACGCGCAGGCGGTTCGCGAAGCGCGCGAACTCGACGTCCTCGACGACGATCGTCACGAAGAGGTGTTCGCGTTGGCCGCCCGTGTCGCGGAGGTTCTCGTCGTCGCGCTGGATCCGGCGGGTGGTGTCGCCGGAGACGCGATCACCGGATTCGAGGATGTGTGAGAGGTGCCAGAGGTCGTCGACGTTCTCGGGGACCAGCGTCATCCGCTCGCGACCCTCCTCGCCGCGGCCGCGGCTCGAAATTCGCATACGATGTGGTCATCGGGGGAGGGAGAAAGGTGCTGCTATCCCACCTTTTTGACGCGGCGGGTTTCCTCGCGGCGCGTTGCGCCGCTACGGGAACCCACCGCGGAAAAACCTGGAGGGAAAAGCCGCCGAACTCGCGGCCTGCGGCCGCTCGTCGGCGGTGAACCGCTCGCTCACGGATCGCTCAGTACAGGCCGTGTACCTCGCATATCATAAGTCGACCAGCGAGTATCGATGGTGGAGGATTCACCATTACAAGATTTCGTTTCCCGAAAACGATTTTGCGCGGTGCGACCCAAGACAAATATGAACTGGGTCGCTATCGGCGTCGCACTCGCATCGTTCGGAGTTGCCGTCTATATTGTCAGCGACCCAATATCGCGGTCGGGTGTGTGGACGTCCGGCGACGAATGGGAAGAGAACCCCGAAAAGGCTCGTCAGAAGCATTATCGGTGGACGTACATATACGCTGCCGTAATTACTCTTCTCGGGCTCGTGTTTCTCCTCATCGGTTTCTCCGCGTAACGGGTAGCGTCGTTCATCGGATTCACAGACGGATTACAGGTCAACGATTGAGCGAATGGAGAGACCAGAATCCGGCGACCTTCCGGGCTCTTCGAGCCGCTCGGTCGCCGGTTCACTCGACGAAGGCGAGGCTAAGAGCCGACCAGCGGGAGGCTCGCAGTACTTTTGGTCCAGCTTTTGCGCTGCGGGCCGGCTTTGCCGGCCCTCGGCAAAAGCTGGGTACGCACGGCTACGCAACGGTTGTTTCACGGCCGACCGAAGTCGAATAAAACCAGAACCAGTAGTGAAACGAGACCGACTAGTACGCCGTCGCCGTCGAGTCGCCGCGCTTCTCCGCTAGTCCGTCGGCGAAACCGCGCCCGAACAGGTAGTACGTCACGACCTGCACGTAGAACAGGGCGAAAATACCGATGAGGACGACGCTGAGAAGGCTCGCGATCGTTCCGAGCACGAGGGCGACGATGATCGCGAGCACCCACGCGGTGAGGTACTCGATCGACGTCACGCCGGCGATGACCGTCGAGACGTCGAACGCCGCGGCGATGGAGTCCTCGCGGGCGAAGTTAGCGAACATCCCCGGCGCGACGTAGCCGAGAAGCAGCGCGAACGCGATGAAAAGCAGGAACCCGACGATGCCGAGCGCTCCGAAGACGCCGCCGACGGCGGCACCCGGATCACCGCCGGCTCCGCCCGCCGAGAGCAGCGATCCGGCTCCGAAGATCACCGCGACGACTCCCATCGCGAGGAAGACTATCAGTCCGACGACGATGTTCACCGCGAACAGTTTCAGGCCGTCGATGAGGAGGTCAGTCCAGTCGGTGAACTCCGGCGGATTGGGGTCGTCGTTTGTCACGCCGCGGAGCACGCGAACGTAGTATCCTTGAAGGAAGAATATCGGGATCACGAACACGGTTAAAAGGCTCAGTAAGCCGCCGATAAGGACCGTTCGGATCCAACTATCACCGTCGAGCGGGTACGAGAGGGCATCTGCGAGCATCGACTCGACCCACTGCACCCTGACAGGTAACTCTTGCGACAATCAATACGAATAATCGTCCTACGACGGGAACGGGACGAAAATAACCGTTCCGCGAAGCGACGAGTGCGCTCAGACCGCGGGCGACTCCCCCATCGCGTCGTCGTGTTCAGCCACCTCGACCTCGCGGAGTTCGCCCCACGCGTGACCGATCAGGTAGTACGCCGACACCGCGGCGTAGAAGCCGAGGAAGGCGGTGGCGATCTGTCCGAGAATCGGGATCGCATTCAGGACCCCGGCGATCAGCCCGGCCCCGAACAGGACCGCGATGCCCGACACCCACGCGGTGGCGTAGGTGCCCGACGTGAGGACGGGGCGGAGCTCACCGACCGAGAACGCCGAACCCATCCGGTCGGTCTCGGCGAACGCCGCGATGGCCGCGGGGATGACGTACGCCGCGAGGAGGCTCAGCACGAGCGCGAGCAGGCTCCCGAGGAGGACGCCGACCATCCCGAGGCCGATGAGGCTCCCGGACTCGGAACCGCCGCCGACGACGAAGGAGAGGATCCCCCCGCCGATGACGACCGCGGCGATGATCCCGGGGACGAGCCCGTAGACGAACGCGACGACGAACGCCTTTACGCCGTCGACGAGGAGGTTACCCCACTCGTCGAAGACCGGCGGGCGATCGTCATCGTGCATCGTTCCACGGACGACCCGGACCAGATAGCCGAGCACGAGGAACATCGGAACGACGAGGGCGCTCAGCAGGCTGAGGATACCACCGATGAGGACGGTTCTGACCCACCGATCCTCGTCTGTGCGAAGGTATTGTAACGACTCTTGTATCATTGTATTCACCGAGCGGGCCGTCAAACGCCGCGACGGCTGAGTTCGCTCAGGGTATCTCATACGTCGTCATCGGAGATAAACATATACTACATACCGACTCGTACGGATACCGTACGAAGTCTGTTCACGGTCCCGCGCCGCTATTCGTCGACCAGTTCGCTTCCGCCCGGCGGAAGGAACTCTTGGATCTTGTCGGGTGTCGCGACCTTCCGGAGGAACTTCTGATCGGCAAATCGGTCGCGGAACTTCCGATACAGCATCTTCGCGGCGTCGTTCTGGGCGTAGCGCCCCGGTCGAACCGTGATCGACGTCGCCACGCGCTCGTCGATCGCCGCGGGCGGTCCGCCGATCACGCGCGTCTCGCCTTCGCACTGAATGCCGATCGAGACCTCCGCGGCGACGTCTCTGAAGTAGGTCCGGTCGCCGCGGATGACGAACGACCCCTTCTCGATGTACTCGCCCGATTCTGGCGTCTTCGAGACCTGATCGGGCGTGACCAGATACGCCTCGCCGGCGAAGCGGCCCTGCTTCCAGACCGACGAGTACGACACGGCGAACTGCGCGGCTTCTTCCTTCGTCGACTCGGGGAACTCGACGGCCTCGGACGGCTCGGAGGGCCCCGTCGCCTTCACGATCGTCACCGGTCCGCCGTGCGCCTGCGTGTGGAAGAACAGGTCGTGTTTGTTCAGGTACTTGGTGACGATCTCCTCGTTCTGGTCGGCGTTGCGCCCGCCGATGACGAGAAATCCGTCGGAGGTGTGGAACCACCGGAAGCGCTCGTACCACTGCTCGGAGCTCCGAATCGGAATCGACTCCATCGAGAGCCAGTCGCGGTCTTCGAACTCGTCGTCCGCGCCAGCTTCGTCGTCCTCGTCGTCCTCGTCGTCGGCCTCCCACTCCTCG
This DNA window, taken from Halobellus sp. LT62, encodes the following:
- the fen gene encoding flap endonuclease-1, yielding MGNADLRSLAALSEVSFEEIAGSVVAVDAHNWLYRYLTTTVKFTREEAYTTESGEEVANLLGLVQGLPKFFEHDLVPVFVFDGGVTELKDDEVAERRAAREKAEELKADAEERGDAVAAARLEARTQRLTDVIHETTRDLLDLLDVPMIEAPAEGEAQASHMALRGDVDYVGSEDYDTLLFGAPYTLRQLTSKGNPELMDLEATLAEHEITREQLVDVAILCGTDFNEGLSGVGPKTALSDVREHGDLWAVLDAREAYIENADRVRELFLDPPVTDDYAFDTDISPDIDAARAYVVDEWGVAADEVDRGFERIESSLVQTGLDEWT
- a CDS encoding DUF3054 domain-containing protein, which produces MSPSEESFLSRRIDASAAPLAVVDVLALAAVLTIGVINHNGVEYLSTAPVAWLLTLVPFLVGWVVAAPLIGAYSAGAAESSKSAIPLAIRAWVPAAIIGFVLRASPLFPGGFQLSFGVVIFLTGGVALVVGRWLFFRLFG
- a CDS encoding class I SAM-dependent methyltransferase; the encoded protein is MASRFGPGDVRFFDRLARLYDLAMPPARVRPLRDGFAFADRPIERVLDLAGGTGRASHGFRGVGFDPVVVDISAGMLARARDAGHEVVRGDVGRLPVAEDAVDAAVVVDALHHLPDPEAGLREAARVITPGGVLVVQEFHPRTLLGSALVAGERAIGFDSTFWTPEELCAALSDAGFESRIVREGFEYVVVGRVPRK
- a CDS encoding mRNA surveillance protein pelota; the protein is MRISSRGRGEEGRERMTLVPENVDDLWHLSHILESGDRVSGDTTRRIQRDDENLRDTGGQREHLFVTIVVEDVEFARFANRLRVGGEIIDCSREDQLGHHHTLNVEEHDEITIEKHFKPDQVERIEAAEEAAENADVAIATVEEGEAHIHTVAQYGTEERFSFTAPTGKGEYARPRSELFAELGKALARMDVDAIILAGPGFTKQDARDYIAENHPEVSDLITVVDTASVGDRGVHEVLKRGAVDEVQTQTRISKEAELLDDLMEGIATGEKVAYGIEEVSEAAEFGAVETLLVVDDRLRQERQGDGDWDVDVNEVIQTVERQGGEVTVFSGEFDPGQQLRNLGGIAALLRYRLQ
- a CDS encoding GNAT family N-acetyltransferase; amino-acid sequence: MEFVVLGWPPDGPTLRLDYRRFAYAGKFVMSNTGKAVVRESDVGVAGADAGATAVIADDDAATEGDYDTDIVAALAFNADRTDGSILWYRYVTVRSDAKGSLLGPKLAAFVAPRAADRGYERLRIAVNNPFAYEAMYKAGFAWTGEETGVAELVLERPASLDVASATPECDPMRAYQSGLDRYRARDLGDPEASFLRERVGADPPALCDVPGA
- a CDS encoding DUF4013 domain-containing protein; this encodes MIQESLQYLRTDEDRWVRTVLIGGILSLLSALVVPMFLVLGYLVRVVRGTMHDDDRPPVFDEWGNLLVDGVKAFVVAFVYGLVPGIIAAVVIGGGILSFVVGGGSESGSLIGLGMVGVLLGSLLALVLSLLAAYVIPAAIAAFAETDRMGSAFSVGELRPVLTSGTYATAWVSGIAVLFGAGLIAGVLNAIPILGQIATAFLGFYAAVSAYYLIGHAWGELREVEVAEHDDAMGESPAV
- a CDS encoding ornithine cyclodeaminase family protein; translated protein: MTETLFLTSADVDGLATPGEFVSAVREGYRQRGNGAPAEPRTKLTNADPPGFLTTYAAVLPETGTMGGYLYSAGFGAKDAWFTTPLFDAESGAPIAMIDGASMNPFKTGATGAVAADELARAGATSAAIIGSGPQARGQLRALATVRDLETVWVYSPTKEHRESFAGEMDRRLGASVAAVASAAAAIEDADVVVTATNADEPVFDGDALEPGTHVTAMGQYDPAKRELDATTIERATYVPDLKKRALQDAGSFLHALEEGVVDEDHIHGELGDIVAGNVPGRQSDEEITLFDSGGTGIETVAAATLLYERAREEGLGQTIDFAPGSEALTGD
- a CDS encoding MFS transporter; this encodes MNSNDRSIVALVSLAHGMVHTYELSIPIFVSIWLTEFDVLSLGITEIPVTQATLGLIVTVGYGLFGVGALPGGVLVDRIGSDRLITLCLFGMAGSFVLLGLSPNLLVVAVALLLWGVAASVYHPAGLTLLSKGVSARGTGFAYHGIAGNVGTGLGPLATAILLLFVDWTVVAMMLAVPALVAGVYAMRAEFDETAAVDAATTRNDGGDGEDGGDDRGSTNVRSLAEFVTESRRLFVGGFALVFVVVMASGLYYRGVLTFLPNLLESLPGFEPIPLTSVLPVEVTDALGVEAGSDRAINPERYFYSGLLMIGVLGQYIGGKLSDRIPVEAGLVGGFGLLAVLAVVFLPAANAGLTPLLVVGAVLGCALFLVQPLYQATVAEYSPAGTRGLSYGFTYLGVFGVGALGGAIAGGLLTYATPAVLFATLAGFGAVGSGVGLYLLRRRRGRRN
- a CDS encoding DUF4013 domain-containing protein, translated to MLADALSYPLDGDSWIRTVLIGGLLSLLTVFVIPIFFLQGYYVRVLRGVTNDDPNPPEFTDWTDLLIDGLKLFAVNIVVGLIVFLAMGVVAVIFGAGSLLSAGGAGGDPGAAVGGVFGALGIVGFLLFIAFALLLGYVAPGMFANFAREDSIAAAFDVSTVIAGVTSIEYLTAWVLAIIVALVLGTIASLLSVVLIGIFALFYVQVVTYYLFGRGFADGLAEKRGDSTATAY